The Eriocheir sinensis breed Jianghai 21 chromosome 45, ASM2467909v1, whole genome shotgun sequence genomic interval GTCTACCTTTGCTCTTATCGTGATGGTCATCTATGTTTTCTGATCCAGTTTGCTGTGGACCTTCACTCCTTAAGATTCAGCCCTTAAATTTCCGTAGAAGTATCTCACCTTGAACAGGCTCATTGTGGCTACAGTATGTGAACCCAAGACACTTTTcctcgttgtaaaaaaaaagtggccAATCCTaacaacattaacaaaaaaaagtgattgtGTCTTTAGTTACCCGAGCTAAGTAAGTTTGGTCAGTCAATGATACCAGTcacattaataaaaatatattttattaGTAAACGCTTGCAAGGGAAATGGTAACTGACTTTTTGTTGCCGAAGATAGTGgcgaaagaaaatatgaatacgGCTGTTGGAAATAAATACACTGTAGAAAAGTGTTGTATAGCTTCAGAAATAGTAGGTTCCTCGTGTTTCCCTTCCAGGTATACCTTACAAAAGACAATTAATAGTATCCGTATCTCTTGCCGTATGCACTTCCGTAGCCGTGGCCACCATGGCCGCCGCCAAAACCGCCGCCGATGCCGCCCCCGAAACCGCCGCCGATGCCGCCGCCCAAACCGCTGCCGAAGCCGCCCCCGAAACCACTGCCGATGCCGCCGCCCAAACCGCTGCCGAAGCCGCCCCCGAAACCGCTGCCGATGCCGCCCCCGAAGCCGCTGCCGATGCCGCCCCCGAAACCGCTGCCGACGCCGCCCCCGAAACCGCTGCCGATGCCGCCGCCCAAACCGCTGCCGATGCCGCCGCCCAAACCGCCAATGCCGCCAATGCCGACAGGGCGCGAAACGTGTTGGCGGGACACGTGGATGATGGTAGGATTGTAGGTGTTGATTGAGCCGTATTGGGGATAGACGTGGTTGTAGCCGTAGCCGTAGCCGTGGCCGTAGAAGGGCCGGCCAGGGGCAGCCAGGGCGGCCGCAGcgcccactaccaccagcaaTGCCACGGATATCtgcgggagggaggaggtgatgacACTGAACTGGAAAGTAATAGTGTGAAATCTTTACATGCATATGTTTATTTGCATAGTAAgaaaatgactttttttttaaaaaatgacaataataaacTCAATAATTAAAGCTTTAATTTTTCGTTAGTGTAAATAAAACCATATAATAATTGCATTTGGAACGAGAGAGGAGAGTGACATTGGGTAAGTCCTCCATTGCAATAAAATCCAAACGGGTGGGTCTGCTTACGAGCTGCATCGTTACAGGAGAGCTTCAAGTTCTAGTGGCAGCCAAGGAGTGACGTGAGCATATATATACTCTCCGCGGCAAGGGTGCCAGTGCCCTGAATCGAGCACAGACTTTTACAACAGAACCTGAAAAACTTGAATGATTGGTCGACCTTAACATTGCATGACATGACTTTTCTTTATTAGAGTGGGATGTGAAACtgaacttttatatatatattttttttttacatcagtgaagaataaacaaaatctgtatttttttttttttttttttagctccgtGATCTTTCTATTTGTTGCCGTGGttcgaagaaaagaaagatactgAATGACTTGCTGAAATTTCAGCAGAATTATATAATGTTAGCCAGTGCAGACAGAATTCGATTCACGACTAAAGTGCAGGAGCATTTGATATGTATGTGAATATTATAAACTGAAAATATTATTACGATTCATAAAATGTTTAGTTTCTCaatgcaagaagaaaaatatactaTACAAATTAACTTACTTGACGATTAGAAGTAAGCTCATGTTGGCAGAGCTCTCATTTTCGTTTATCATTTATCGTTGAGTCGGCCAACGAATGCTCCGTAACACTATATAAATAGGAATGTTCAGGATACTTTTTTTATTCATCggcatgtaattttttttcatttattgttgACCTGAAtactaactttttctttttttcgaatGTGTGCTAAGGATCTTATTGCCACACTCCTCCACTAAATGTCTCGTTTTGAACAAAACCTGATAATGAATTGCCTTATGTTTTCACTAGAACTCGGAATGGAAAAGTAGCTCTTCCATTACGGCGCGCATTTTTTTGCAGCCATGACATGTTTGCATTATCAGTATCACAGAAGTGTTAACTCACCAGCCGAAGTATAAAATGttgctggtcctcctcctctcagagTACCTCGAGACACCAACACCTGGAGCAGTGCCTGGGGCGTGAGACAAGGACCTGCTGCTCTTTGCCAGTGGTTCTCGTCTTTACTCAAGGATTGCTGTGGAATCTAAGACCACAGCTGCCAtgagatttttctctctctctctctctctctctctctctctctctctctctctctctctctctctctctctctctctctctctctctctctctctctctctctctctctctctctctctctctctctctctctctctctctctctctctctctctctctctctctctctctctctctctctctctctctctctctctctctctctctctctctctctctctctctctctctctctctctctctctctctctctctctctctctctctctctctctctctctctctctctctctctctctctctctctctctctctctctctctctccttatacttCTTCGATTTGTTAAAGGTAGGGAGGGACCTTGCATATATCGTATTTATTCTAGTTAGGTTCTGATAAGTCTTTTGCAATCCAATGTTGTCGCTCCACTATACTACTCGTGAGCACTTGTGATTCATTCGCCTTCTGCTTTCTGTCTTTAAAACTGTTAACTATTAGATTTAAATCTCCAGCCGTATTTGAATCAACTGAGCAACTCtcaaattcatctcattcatctagatgaggtgagggagggtgaggtgtgaatttaatgtaaatgcatttttgttttcggtgtaagaataactatacaaaaacataatatgactgacagaaattaatcaacatttaTTTATACTTGCAAGTAGGTATACGGTCGCTGAAAGTCAaggtcaagaccaagattgcccaatgCCCATCAAACGTAACATCCTCGTGTGATTAGTGCATGTCATGTTCGCACAGCAGCTTCCCGAAAGTCACCGCCCGAAGGTCTGAGTCCCGAGCAAAATGgttcccgtgaaataccggcttaagagaggatgaccaagaatcagttaagagagtaaaaagatcgccagtagaacgccccttgcggaacccatactgacgatcagatagaaggtcagaagtggaaaggtacttttgaatcttccggtgaaggattga includes:
- the LOC126980812 gene encoding uncharacterized protein LOC126980812, whose product is MQLISVALLVVVGAAAALAAPGRPFYGHGYGYGYNHVYPQYGSINTYNPTIIHVSRQHVSRPVGIGGIGGLGGGIGSGLGGGIGSGFGGGVGSGFGGGIGSGFGGGIGSGFGGGFGSGLGGGIGSGFGGGFGSGLGGGIGGGFGGGIGGGFGGGHGGHGYGSAYGKRYGYY